Part of the Pirellulales bacterium genome is shown below.
GCAGCGCCCGAATTAATCGCTTGGTGCGCCATTTGGACGCCCTCGGGCAATGAGCCTGCCTTGCCAGAGATCCATAATGCGGCGGCAGCATTGGCGGCTACAATCTCGCGCGCCGGACCAGTTTCTCCTGCTAGCAACCGTTGGATTAAATTTGCACTTTGCCCACTATCTTCTACGATCAACGGTTCGAGCGAAACTGCCGGAGGCAAGCCGAAATCGGCCGCAGTCCAGCGGAGTTCATTCAGTGTGCCGTCGTGGACGACCTCTGTAACATGGGTTTCGCCGGCCAGGGTCACTTCGCCCAATTCGCCGTCGCCGCTAACGACCACGGAATGTTGCGTCCCCAAACGGGCCAAAGCTTTCGCCATGGTTTGGCGCAACTCCGCCCGGCCAACACCGAGTAATTGAAACGGCGCACCGGCAGGGTTACATAAGGGTCCCAGCAAATTGAAGATGGTTGGCACACCCAAGCGGCGGCGAACATCCGCCACACGCTTCATCGTCGGATGCATCAGTGGTGCAAAACAAAAACAAATGCCCAACTCGTCCAGGCAACGCTCAACGCAGGGCACATCGGCGGCAACGTTTACCCCCAAAGCAGCCAGCACGTCGGCGGAGCCAGTGCAGCTGGTTACCGCGCGATTGCCGTGCTTTGCGACCGGCACGCCAGCAGCAGCCGTAACCAAGGCGGCCGTCGTGCTAATGTTGAACAATCGAGAGCCTACACCGCCGGTGCCACACGTATCGATCACAGTACGATGTCGAGTGCGGATCGGCAGCATGTGCTTGCGAAGCGAAAGGGCCGCGCCGGCAATTTCTTCCACGGTTTCGCCCTTGGCACGCAAGGCTGTTAGAAGCAGGGCGATTTGCTCTTCCGGCAATTGCCCCTCCATGACCGCGTCGAAAACAGCGGTTGTTTCTGGCTGAGCCAGGTTTTCTCCGGCCGCCAAACGACCGAGTGCGGCAGTAATCATATGGTTGCGCTGCGTAGAAGGATGGGTCCAAAAATTCTATCGCCCCGCAGCAATTGGGGAATGGGGAGTTGAGAAAATCAATGCATTCCTCGCGAAAATATCAGACGTTCTTCGCTGCTGGAATATGAAAGCGGCTTGGGTTAGGATCGAGGCCACTTGCAGCACCGTTTGCACATGAATTGAATTGGAAGGTCCAATGCTGATCTATCGCCCGATCATTGGTGTCGTCGCCCTGAGCGTCTGGGCTGCCAGCGTGGCGGCGGGTGCCCAAGAGTGGACGCGATTTCGAGGCCCAAACGGACAGGGACAAAGCGATTCGGCTGCGACCATCCCCATCACCTGGACCGAAAGCGACTACAACTGGAAGGCGCCATTACCGGGCGTTGGGCATTCGTCGCCGGTCATTTGGGGCGATCAGGTGTTTATCACCTGCGCTGAGCCAGACACCGCCGCACGGCACGTGCTGTGTTTGAATACCGCCACAGGCCAAAAATTGTGGCAGCGAGATTTTCCTGGAGCTAAATATCACGTCCACACGCAAAATAACTTTGCCGTCAGCACGCCCGCTTTGGATGCGCAGCGCATTTATTTGGCCTGGGCTTCCGCCGATAAGTTCACGCTGCAGGCGTTAACGCATGCAGGCGATTCCGTCTGGGAAATCGATTTGGGGCCATTTGTCAGCCAGCACGGTTTTGGCACATCGCCGATCGTGGTGGACGATGAGGTAATTATCACCGACGATCAAGAAGGCGATCAGCGGTTCCTCCTTGCCGTCGACTCAGCCACGGGACAAGAACGTTGGAAAATTCCCCGCAAGTATGCCGATAACCGACAGAACGCTTCCTATGCCACCCCTTGCATTTTGGAAACAAAGGCTGGACGCGAATTGATCGTGTGCAGTTGGGCATACGGCATTACCAGCCACGATTTGAAAACCGGAGCCGTAAATTGGGAAGCGCCCGTGTTCAAACTGCGACCGGTGGGTTCCCCCGTCTTGGCTGACGGTTTGATTCTTGCCAACTGCGGCGAGGGGCAAGAAGGCAAAGGAAATAACATGGTCGTGGCCATCAAGCCCGGGAGCAAAGAGGGTGCCCCATATGAATTGGCGTACAGCATCCCCAAATCGTCGGCTCCGTATGTGACCACCATTTGCACCGCAGGCGATTTGGCTTTCTTGTGGGGCGACGGCGGAATTGTCAGTTGCATTGATGTACCAACCGGCAAGATTCACTGGCGTCAACGAGTGGGGGGAATTTTTTATGGTTCGCCGGTGCGAGTGGGCGATCGCATTTATTGCATTTCGCTCGATGGCGACGTCGTGGTGCTCGCCGCCTCGTCGGAATATAAACTGCTGGCCCGCAACCCGCTGGGCGAAGGCAGCCAGGCAACGCCCGCCATTGCGGATGGCAAAATGTACCTGCGCACCCTGTCGCATCTGATTTCGATCGGCGGAAAATAAATTATCTTATTCGCCCGGTGCTGCGATGCCGAGAAAGCTGTATTTCTTAGATGTTTGGTCAGACCGAGTGCAACTACAAAAAAACGCTGCGCAGCATAGAATTTGAGTGATGACACCCACTACCGCCGCTGAACGCCGCCGCTTGGAATCATTGCCGCGCGCAGAGTTGGAGCAATATCAACTGCGACGGTTGAACGCATTACTAAACCAGGCATTGCCGTCCAACCAGTTTTATGCGCAAAAATTGGCGCGGATGAAACAGCCCATCGAGTCGCTGGCAGAATTCGCGCAGTGGCCATTCACATTCAAAGAAGAGTTGATGGGTCCGGCAAGCGGGGGCGACACTGCGAACAATCACACGTGGCCGCGGGAACGGTATTCGCGCTTTCATCAAACTTCCGGCGCCAGCGGGCGACCGATGGTGGTGCTCGATATGCCGGAAGATTGGCAATGGGTGCTGGAATGTTGGCAATACGTGCTGGATGCGGCGGGCGTGGATTCCGGCGATCGAGTGCTGATGGCCTTTTCGTTTGGTCCGCACATCGGGTTCTGGGGCGCTTATGAAGCATTTTGCCAGCGGGGAGCGCTGGTCATTCCCACCGGCGGCATGAACTCGCTGCAACGCTTGGAATTGGTCCGACACAACGAGCCCACCGTGGTGTGTTGTACCCCTAGCTATGCGCTGCATTTGGCTGAAGTGGCGGGACAGCACGATATTGATATTGCGCAATGCGGCGTGCGAATATTGGTTTTGGCAGGCGAGCCCGGTGGATCGGTGCCCGCCGTCCGCGGCAGATTGGAACAATTGTGGAATGCCCAGGTGCATGACCATTGCGGGGCAACGGAAGTAGGTCCCTGGGGCTTTGGAGAACCGCATGGTCAAGGGCTACATGTGATTGAGTCCGAATATATTGCCGAGTTCTTATCCTTGGCGACCGGTGGACCGGCCGAGGATGGCGAGGAAGCGGAGTTGGTGATCACAAACTTGGGTCGGATTGGATGCCCGGTGTTGCGCTACCGCACGGGCGACGTCGTGCGCCCCACCTGGCTGCACTCGGAAGCCAATCGATTTGTGTTCCTCGCTGGCGGTGTGCTGGGCCGGAACGACGACATGCTGGTGGTTCGCGGCGTCAATGTGTTTCCCAGCAGCATCGACCATATTTTGCGAAGCTTTCCGGAAGTGGTGGAGTACCGGGCCACGGTTTACAAAGTTTCGGAGATGGATCGCTTGCGGATCGAAATTGAAGATCGCCTGGAGCAGCCGGATCGAATTTTGCAGGAATTCAAACTACGGATTGGCCTGCGTGTAGAAGTGGAATCAGTTCCACTGGGTTCTTTGCCCCGATTTGAAGGCAAGGGAAAGCGATTTATTGATAACCGGGAACTGCCACGATGAGCTCCATGTCACCCCAGCCGATCCAGCTCTCTCGCTCGGGCGACAATGCAATCGTAATTCATTGGAGCGATGGCGGACTGCGTCAGTATTCGTTCCGCGAATTGCGCGATGCTTGTCCCTGTGCCACCTGCCGCGAGAAGCGCTCTGCGGTTCCGGAAGCGGCGAATCTCTTGCCGGTGTTGTCGGCATCGGAAGCTCGACCACTGCAAATTGCCAAGATGGAGCCGGTGGGTAATTATGCTTACTCCATCGAATTCAGCGACGGTCACAACACGGGCATTTACACGTTGGACCTGCTCCGGCAACTCGGCCACGAGGCTCCCGGCAAATCGGCCTGAGGTTTACCAGCAACCCAGCGAATCAATCGCAGCCGGCGCATTCACATCAAGCTGCCCGACTGCGGATCCACGCCCACGCCTTTGGTCAATTCGATAAGCGCGTCCATCACGCTCAGTAGTGCGCTGGGATCCAGCATTTCGCTTTCCTCGTCTCCCTCGTTGTCGGAAACCTGTTCGAAGTGCAGAATATCGAACTTCGCATCGCACTGACCAAGCTGCGCAAGTTTCGGACGATCCGAGGCATCAATGTTGCCTTTCATGTCGCGCTGCAGTTCATCCACTTGGTCCGAGACTTCCTCGCCCGACACATAGCTGATGTCCATGGCAGCATAATCTTGCGGAGAGCGGAGCGAAACGGAATCGAAATGGCCAGCGTCATCCGCCTCGCCGTTGCTCAGTTCAAATCGGGGATTAATTTTCAGTAAGCGGCGCTTAACCTGTTCCAGCATGGGCCGCCGCGCAGAATCAAATAGCACAAAATAAGTTTCGCGCCATTTAAAATCGTGATTTTCGAAAGTAGACATCGTTGATTTCTTAATTGTCACTCAGCCGTGCGATGGTCTCCTGCGCAATCTCCGCGCCGCAAGGCTGCATTACTGAGGCTCTTCCCATTCTTCATCTTCGCCCCCTACGCTCCCCTGCCACTGTTCCAAGGCATTCAACACCGCATCACGCTCCTCACGCTTGGCCCAGACCGATTCGCCCTGTTCCAGGCGAATTTCGTAGTTGCCTTCCTGCGTGCAATCGTCATGACCGCAAAAGTGTGGAACTGCCGCAATCCACACAATCCGGTACAAGGGAATATGTTTGTCGTCGACGATACAAAAGATGGACATAATTCACTTTGTCAATATATACGCTTCAGTTATCCGTTCGCCAATTCCGTCGCGCGACGGGCGGCAGCTTCCACAGCGGAAATTAATGCGCCTCGCACGCCGTGGTTTTCCAATACATGTAAGCCTGCAATCGTGGTGCCGCCCGGACTTGCCACGCGGTCTTTCAGCACTCCGGGATGATCTCCCGTGGAGAGGACCATTTGTGCTGCCCCTTTCATGGTCTGAGCAGCAAGTTTCAGTGCGACGTCACGAGTCAGCCCCAGTCGCACGCCGCCGTCGGCTAGGGCCTCAATCATCAGATATACAAAGGCTGGACCCGAGCCCGACAAGCCGGTGACGGCGTCCAACAGTTTTTCTTCCACCTGAATCGCTAACCCCACGGAACCGAATAATTGTGCCACTAGTTCGGCGTCTGCTTTGTTCGTGGCCGGTCCCAGGCAGTACGCACTTGCACTTTGGCCCACTAAACATGGCGTGTTGGGCATCACGCGCACGAGCCGACACTCCCCCAGGACTTCTGCGAGCGATTGCAAACGGATGCCGGTGACAATCGAAATGACTAATTTTTCATTTCCCAAGGCGCCATGCAGTTCTGCCAGCGCCGCCTTTGCTTGCTGCGGTTTAACCGCCAGCACAACTATATCGCATCGACGGGCGACAATCGTATTGTCCGAAGCGATGCTGCAATCCGGAAGTACCCGCTGAAATTCTGCGAGTGCATCCGCCAGCGGATCGGCCGCCACAATTTGCCTCTCAGCTAGCAAACCGGCAGTGGTAAATCCGCGCGCCATGGCCCGAGCCATTTGTCCTGCGCCAATGAAACCAATGGTTTGCTTCAACATACAAAAAGGCTTTCCGGCCGTATGGCGTATCCGGGATCGCTTATGGCTTGCCGCAGGGTCTATCGCTGCTAGCGTGCTTCTTGCAATGCTACGTTACGCGGCAGAAACCGACAACCGGAAGCAAAACTGGGTTGCAAGAACAATTCTGAAAATGCGAGGGCGGTTCCCCCGACTGATACAGTCGGGCTATCTGCCAATGGTCTCCCGACCCTAAATTCCCCGGCAAATACGTCTGGACCAAAAGCACCGTTTTTGCGACACTTCGCGACCTTTTCAGACTGTCCAGCTGGCGAAATCCGTCGAGAGAAATCAACCCTGAGCGGTCTGCGCCTGACCAGACACTTTTCCAATTCGTCAATCGCGCCCGATGCTCAATCCGGAAAGTATCTGCAGCCCATTGTGCGGAATCGTCCGAAAAATTTAAAGCTTACAACAATCAACCATATCACGGAGGTCTCAGACCATGTCGAAGCGTCGCATGTTAGGCGCCGGGTGCCTATTGGCAATTTTGAGTATAGGCATTCCAGCTTATGCCCAAGGAGTGAGCTGGCTACCATCCGCTTCCAGCTCGAAGCAAGAGGCTTCGGCCGATGCTGCTCAGGGTGTACAAAAAGACGATTCGCAATTGACGGTTGTGAACGCCAGTCCAGATGACAACGCTTCGATTGTCGACACCGCCGCCAAAAAGAAGAAAAAATCATTCTGGGATAACAAAGTCTTTCACCCGACACAGTGGTTTTCTAAGAAAAAGTAAACCCAAAAGACATTAGGCGAAGGTATGTTCCGGATGGAAAGATTTATCAGGGCGTTGGTTATTCTGATCTTCACCGTGGCGCTGACCGCTGCCACCGGCTGTAGTCTGTTCCAACCCCAACAGCCGAAAAAGCCGCTCACCGTTGAAGACTGGATGCTTCAACCACGCATACAGCCCTAAATGCCGTACTGATCGATCGAATTCGATGCACGGCATTGCTCCGTCGGAAATTTCTTATTCGCACAAACAATTACAGCTCCGTTTGACAATGGGGGTGTACCGCAGGATCTTCCAGAGCATGAAATCAAATTGCTTCTTCTTATGTTGGCTGGGACTCGTGGTACCGCTTGCCGCCGGCTGCACTAGCAACCAACGCCCAACAGCTGCGATCCCCAAACCCAGTCACGCCGCAGCGGTTGCCAACGATTTCCCCACTCCGATGCCAACAGGCGTTCCCGCCGGATCGGCCACAAAGTAAACGAAGATTGGCACTTACGGGGACGGCGGCTATTCAAAAAGTGCGAATCGCCCTTCGCTATCTTCTCAGGTCAGCGTATTTTTGCTATGAATATGGTTTGTAAAGCAGACCCGTAGGACTGTCGGCAGCACACGAAATTTTTCCGGAATTGGATGCCGAAAGAACGCTGCACCCACCATCGTTGCTCTACCCCACGAGTTGTCAGTCCTCCGCTCGTCTGCTAGATCGTGTGTGTTCCTTATAGTTTGGCCGCTGGCAAGATTCGCTGAGAATTGGCGGCCGTTTATTCGGTTCTTCGGTGCGTGGCCATGAATCGTACTTTGCATTGGCGATTTTTGCACTCGGCCCTGCCCGTACTAGGCATTGCCGTTTTGTTGTGCATCAGCGGCACCGTAACGTGCAGCTCCACTGTGCATGCTGAGACCGCCACGCCTCCTTCCTCCACGGCATCGGCCGCCGAGCTCACTCCTCGTGATTTACACGTTTGGGGGCGTTTCGATCCGGGCACGTGGAAGCAGGTTCGCGTGATTACCGATGCTTTGAACAGCCGTGGCGAAGTGGTCGACACCACCACCACAGAAATTAAAACCACGCTGCTCCGCGCCGATGCCAAACGTCTCACGTTGCGAATCGAGGCCATCGTGGAAGTTGGCGGCCGCCGGTTCGAAAGCCCGGCGCAAATTGTCGAATATGGCTACTACGGCGAGTCGCCTAACCAGCCGGCCGAACTCAAATCGCTGGGTTCGGAACCGCTCACGGTCGATGGCCGGCAAGTTTCCTGCCGCATTCAACAGCTTGTGGCCAACACCGGGCACGATAAGGAAATCACGCAGTTTTTCCTATCGGACGACGTGGAACCTTATGTGCTGAAGCGCGAAACGCGAATTTTTACTGCCGACGGCAAATCGCCGCAGGATCCGCAAACCACCGTCGAGGTGATCGCGCTGGATATGCCTTACAAAGTGCTCCACGAAATGAAATCGACCGCCTACGAACGTACCATTCAGCGCAGCGACCATGGCGCGAATGTTACGCTCGATGTCACTTCCGTCGACGTGCCCGGCGGCATTGTGGCTCGCACGTCGAAAGAATTCGACAGCGAAGGCCGGCTGGTCCGTCGCAGCACGTTGGAACTGGTCGACTATCGGGTGGTCGACAATGACGACGACAACGCCGACAATTCCAGCGGGGACAAGAACAACCCCCAAAATCTCACTCGCCGGCAAGTCAAACGGGCCCGCAAGCATTCTTAGGCCCATGCCCGTTGCTGATGGATCGATGGCGCAATGGAAGACCGCTTCGAGTTGCAACGTTTTTTGAATGCGCAACAGGACGTTTATCCACAAGTCGTGGAAGAACTGCAGTCTGGCGAAAAGCGCAGTCATTGGATGTGGTTCATTTTTCCCCAAATCAAGGGCCTGGGCCGCAGCCCGACGGCGCAAAAATTTGCCATTGCTTCTCAGGCCGAAGCACAAGCTTATGCGGCCCATGCGGTGCTGGGCACACGGCTGCGAGAGTGTACCGGGTTGGTCATCAACATCGACCGCCGCTCCATCGAGCAGATATTTCCGTATCCCGACAATCTAAAGTTCCATTCCTGCATGACGCTGTTCATGGTCGCTGCTGCCGAAAACGCGCTGTTTGTCGGCGCCATCGACAAGTATTTTGTCGGCAGGCCGGACGACCATACACTGGCCATCTTGAGGTGCGGTTAGTAGTTGCGCCGTAGCACATCGACAATCGTATCGGTCCGTTGACCTGCGACGAGCAGCCGAATGCGATCGCCGAGCCTTCTGGGGCATCGTCTGGGCCTAGGATGAAACGGAATTTTTCGCCTCGGAAATTCAAAGCCAGATTGCTTTGAAACTTGCAGTCCAACTTTCCGGCGACTGTTTTTTTGTCACCAATTAGGCCTTCTTATTTTCCACCATTTTTCCACTTGAATTGGGCCACGCTCAAAAATCGGTCCGAGAAATCTCGGCGATTTTTGCAATTCTCCGTCGCCACAAAAAAATCCAATCGGAAATTATCGCGGCACTGCTGGTGACAATTTTCACGTCTGGTTGTTTTTCTCAATTGTCAAAGATCAATCTCGCCGCTTGCTGGAAATCCCAGCTCGACGACCAGAGGCTAGCTCTGCAGCGGCATTGTACCAAATAAGTGGCCTAATTTTTCGGCAGAAAATCTGTGCAAGCGGAGTCGTGGCGATTCAATAACTGCAAGGGTTGTTGGCGAGAAAATCAAGCACTGCTGCGACCATTCGCCAAAGACACACGGAGCCCAGAAGTGCACAGGCGATTGTGTTAACACAACGTTTAACATGTAGCGGCGGAAATAGAAGTGGCGGCGAAGCGCGGCGGTTAATCCCCGGCGAGAGGCCGGGGCTAAGCTGCGGCTCGAAATGGAAGGCCGGCATGAGCGACGGAAAAAGTCATGCGCTGCGTTCCAGGTTTTGGCTTTGGTTCAGTTTGTTGTAGAGCGTTTTCAAACTGATGCCGAGTTCTTCTGCGGTTTTGGGCTTGTTGCCGGCGTTGCGTTCCAGGGCCTGGTAAATGGCTTGCATTTCCAGGTCGCGCAGCGAAATGGGAGCCGGTGCCCTCACCCCTGAACCGTCTCCCGCAAGGGGCGAGGGGAGACTGCTTGCTGTCGCGCCCGGCTCGGAGGCGCCCCTCATCCCCGGCGCTTCGTTTTCGACGCGACTGCCGCCCTGCGCCGCTCGACGCCCGTCGAGCATGCTCGTTTGCTGGGGAGAAGGGAGAGAAGCATGGTCGGATTTTTGCCCGTGAGCGCTGTCGATGCGCAGGCGGCGGGCGCCGAACTGTTCCGGCAAGTGTTCGCTGGAGATCGGCAACTCGTCGCACAGAATGGAAGCATGCTCCACCACGTTGGCCAGCTCGCGCACGTTGCCGGGCCAATCGTGGTGTTGCAGCTTTTCAATCGCTTCTGGCGTGAAGGCCGGATCGCTGGACCGCAGATGCGGGCGCAGCCGCTTCAGTAAGTGCAGAGCAAGTAAAGGCACATCGGCAAGACGCTGGCGGAGCGGGGCCAGTTGAATTTCAAACGTGTTCACGCGGAACATCAGGTCTTGGCGGAAATCGCCCTGCGAAACCATTTCGTCCAGGCGGCGATGGGTGGCGCAAACCACACGCACGTCGACGGTGAGCGATTGGTTTTCGCCCACGCGGCGAATTTCGCCGCTTTCCAGCACACGCAGCAGCTTGGCTTGCATGGGTTTGGGAAGTTCGCCAATTTCGTCCAGAAACAGCGTGCCGCCATCGGCGACTTCGAACAGGCCCACGCGGTGCTCGTCGGCGCCGGTGAAGCTGCCTTTGCGGTGGCCGAACAGTTCGCTTTCGATCAGGCTTTCCGGCAGAGCGCCGCAGTTGATGGCCACGAAGGGCATTTCGGCCCGGGCGCTTTGATCGTGCACGGCGCGGGCGACCAACTCCTTGCCGGTGCCGGTTTCGCCGGTGATAAGAACGGTGGAATCGGTGGGGGCGACTTTGGCGATCAGCGTTTTCACTCGTTCGATTTCCGGCGAATTGCCGATGAGCTGCGAAGTGCCTTCGAC
Proteins encoded:
- a CDS encoding DUF1810 domain-containing protein, giving the protein MEDRFELQRFLNAQQDVYPQVVEELQSGEKRSHWMWFIFPQIKGLGRSPTAQKFAIASQAEAQAYAAHAVLGTRLRECTGLVINIDRRSIEQIFPYPDNLKFHSCMTLFMVAAAENALFVGAIDKYFVGRPDDHTLAILRCG
- a CDS encoding DUF971 domain-containing protein → MSSMSPQPIQLSRSGDNAIVIHWSDGGLRQYSFRELRDACPCATCREKRSAVPEAANLLPVLSASEARPLQIAKMEPVGNYAYSIEFSDGHNTGIYTLDLLRQLGHEAPGKSA
- a CDS encoding AMP-binding protein, whose product is MTPTTAAERRRLESLPRAELEQYQLRRLNALLNQALPSNQFYAQKLARMKQPIESLAEFAQWPFTFKEELMGPASGGDTANNHTWPRERYSRFHQTSGASGRPMVVLDMPEDWQWVLECWQYVLDAAGVDSGDRVLMAFSFGPHIGFWGAYEAFCQRGALVIPTGGMNSLQRLELVRHNEPTVVCCTPSYALHLAEVAGQHDIDIAQCGVRILVLAGEPGGSVPAVRGRLEQLWNAQVHDHCGATEVGPWGFGEPHGQGLHVIESEYIAEFLSLATGGPAEDGEEAELVITNLGRIGCPVLRYRTGDVVRPTWLHSEANRFVFLAGGVLGRNDDMLVVRGVNVFPSSIDHILRSFPEVVEYRATVYKVSEMDRLRIEIEDRLEQPDRILQEFKLRIGLRVEVESVPLGSLPRFEGKGKRFIDNRELPR
- the proC gene encoding pyrroline-5-carboxylate reductase → MLKQTIGFIGAGQMARAMARGFTTAGLLAERQIVAADPLADALAEFQRVLPDCSIASDNTIVARRCDIVVLAVKPQQAKAALAELHGALGNEKLVISIVTGIRLQSLAEVLGECRLVRVMPNTPCLVGQSASAYCLGPATNKADAELVAQLFGSVGLAIQVEEKLLDAVTGLSGSGPAFVYLMIEALADGGVRLGLTRDVALKLAAQTMKGAAQMVLSTGDHPGVLKDRVASPGGTTIAGLHVLENHGVRGALISAVEAAARRATELANG
- a CDS encoding PQQ-binding-like beta-propeller repeat protein, with amino-acid sequence MLIYRPIIGVVALSVWAASVAAGAQEWTRFRGPNGQGQSDSAATIPITWTESDYNWKAPLPGVGHSSPVIWGDQVFITCAEPDTAARHVLCLNTATGQKLWQRDFPGAKYHVHTQNNFAVSTPALDAQRIYLAWASADKFTLQALTHAGDSVWEIDLGPFVSQHGFGTSPIVVDDEVIITDDQEGDQRFLLAVDSATGQERWKIPRKYADNRQNASYATPCILETKAGRELIVCSWAYGITSHDLKTGAVNWEAPVFKLRPVGSPVLADGLILANCGEGQEGKGNNMVVAIKPGSKEGAPYELAYSIPKSSAPYVTTICTAGDLAFLWGDGGIVSCIDVPTGKIHWRQRVGGIFYGSPVRVGDRIYCISLDGDVVVLAASSEYKLLARNPLGEGSQATPAIADGKMYLRTLSHLISIGGK
- the trpD gene encoding anthranilate phosphoribosyltransferase, yielding MITAALGRLAAGENLAQPETTAVFDAVMEGQLPEEQIALLLTALRAKGETVEEIAGAALSLRKHMLPIRTRHRTVIDTCGTGGVGSRLFNISTTAALVTAAAGVPVAKHGNRAVTSCTGSADVLAALGVNVAADVPCVERCLDELGICFCFAPLMHPTMKRVADVRRRLGVPTIFNLLGPLCNPAGAPFQLLGVGRAELRQTMAKALARLGTQHSVVVSGDGELGEVTLAGETHVTEVVHDGTLNELRWTAADFGLPPAVSLEPLIVEDSGQSANLIQRLLAGETGPAREIVAANAAAALWISGKAGSLPEGVQMAHQAINSGAAQHLLTRLVELTNEKNQL
- a CDS encoding sigma-54 dependent transcriptional regulator, with the protein product MKLLFADDERSLQELMRIELDRMGHEVTVCPDGLTAVAALERNTYDCIIVDLDMPGLTGIQVIGKCKELSPDTEAVVLTGKSSLESAVAALRHGAFDYLTKPCKLVEIESLLNRVIQKRELTHKFRALKRRLESVEGTSQLIGNSPEIERVKTLIAKVAPTDSTVLITGETGTGKELVARAVHDQSARAEMPFVAINCGALPESLIESELFGHRKGSFTGADEHRVGLFEVADGGTLFLDEIGELPKPMQAKLLRVLESGEIRRVGENQSLTVDVRVVCATHRRLDEMVSQGDFRQDLMFRVNTFEIQLAPLRQRLADVPLLALHLLKRLRPHLRSSDPAFTPEAIEKLQHHDWPGNVRELANVVEHASILCDELPISSEHLPEQFGARRLRIDSAHGQKSDHASLPSPQQTSMLDGRRAAQGGSRVENEAPGMRGASEPGATASSLPSPLAGDGSGVRAPAPISLRDLEMQAIYQALERNAGNKPKTAEELGISLKTLYNKLNQSQNLERSA